The nucleotide window AACACATGTACAAAGTGAATAAAGTACAATGCAATACAAGAAAAAAAcagtaagaaaaaaagaaacacaTTCATTAAATGTCATCATTCTGGATGTTTACTGTAATTCTATAGGAGTTTCCAGTCAGTGCACTCTCTTCACTAAACAAAACAATACATCACaaaacacaccaacacacatctAAGAAAGTCAAGAAATGTAGGGCATTTATTGAGTGGAGACAAATGTAGGCATTTGTTGCTCAAAAATCTGTTAAATGGAGGAAGAAACCCAACTCGTTGTCCTCCCAAGGCTTGAACAATTACACCCAAGCTTTGTCAAAGCAGAGATAAACATAGCTTTTTTACTTAGCACTCAGGTTGATCTCTTACAGTTCGATATGTGTTCAGAGCTTATATCAGAGTGATGTCCCGTAGTGCTGCGTTACCGGCTGTGGTGCTCCATCTGCCTTTTGTTCTCTGCTACAATGAGAGAAAGAGCTGTGGCCCctattacacacaaacacacacacactcacacacacctacactcaaaccacactgtgtgtgtgtgtggagttggAGATAAAAGAAAGCGTTTTCTCCGGCAGTGTGCCTACCAGCTGCTTGGCTTAATACTTAACCAACAGTGAAGTCTGGAGCAGCGCTGGGGTCAGACATGGGGccctgtacgtgtgtgtgtgtgtgtgtgtgtgtgtgtgtgtgtgtgtgtgtgtgtgtgtgtgtgtgtgtgtgtgtgtgtgtgtgtgtgtgtgtgtgtgtgtgtgtgtgtgtgtgtgtgtgtgtgtgtgtgtgtgtgtgtgtgtgtgtgtgtgtgtgtgagtgagagatgtATGAGGAGGCATTCCCATTGTAatcatgccccccccctccctctccagCCATCTGCTCGGCGGACTGCAGTGAGAAGCACGGTTACTGCGAGGCCCCTGGGGGCTGTACTTGTCGCatgggctggcagggccccttCTGCACCGAGTGTGTTCGCTACCCAGGCTGCCTCCATGGGACCTGCGGCCAGCCCTGGCAGTGTACTTGCCAGGAGGGCTGGGGGGGCCTCTTCTGCGACCAGGACCTCAACTACTGCACCAACCACAAGCCCTGTGCCAACGGGGCCACCTGCACCAACACGGGCCAGGGCAGCTACACCTGCACCTGCCGGCCCGGCTTCGGAGGGACCAACTGCGAGCTGGAGACCAACGAGTGTGACAGCAACCCCTGCAAGAACGGAGGCAGCTGCAACGTGAGTACAAGGGGATCAAGTATATTCGTTTGATTTTAAGGTGCAATTATACTGAAACACAAGCTTTAAAGATAGGATAGATAGGATCCCATGCGTGGAATATCAAGCGGCACAACAGCAGAAAAATAAGAACAGTGTcagaatactttatttatatagaaaCTGAAATAAATGAAAATTGAATAAAAATACACATGAGAAGTTAAAGTAAGAATGTGCAATACAAAGTGGAATACTTTATaagatttaaataaataaatgtatataaactGAGGAAATGAAAGTAAATgtttaattaaattaaatgtaatacaaatatgtatataaagaTAAGAAGCTAAAGTAGAAGGGTGCACATTGTActacaatatttaaaatgtatattgcaatatataCAGTGGGGTATTAGTATTAATAAGATAATAATGCagcacagtttaaaaggggttGGCTGCTGCTGATGTCATAGTGCCAGTCTATTAATTTACAGTGCTACCAGTATAAAGATTATTTTGCATTTAAGTCGTGTGAAGAGACTATTCATTTGCAATAAACAAGTAGATTGCTGAACTACAATGTACAACTTCATGTACTCATTTGATGCATATTGAAAATGAAGAGCTTGTATCATCCCTTTACCTAACATTAAAACAGCTGCAGAACAACATGGCGCCACACATCCATCCCGAACTCTATTTCTTTCTGAACATATACCTTTTATCTCCCTCTGTCCACAGGACCTGGAGAACGACTACTCATGCAGCTGCCCTCAGGGATTCTACGGTAAAAACTGTGAGATCATCGCCATGACCTGTGCGGACGGTCCCTGCTTCAACGGAGGCACCTGTGTGGAGGCCATGAGTGGGGGCTACACCTGCCGCTGCCCCCCCAGCTATACCGGCTCCAACTGTGAGAAGAAGCTGGACCGCTGCAGCAACAGGCCCTGTCTGAACGGTGAGTGTTCCTCTGGCGACATCTAGTGGCCGAAAGACAACCCAGCAGTTACTTGGCAAAATATCAAATCGTTTTCCTGAATCACTGTCAACACCCCAGCATCGTTGCACCTGCTGCAGGGAGTGTTAAGATGCAATCACATTAACAACCCTTTTAACAAAGAGTCGTCTCAGATCTCTTGGATGCTCAACAGTTTTTTCTCTCTCCTGCAGGTGGTGATTGTCTGGATCTCGGCCAGAGCGTCTTGTGCCGCTGCAAGGCCGGCTTCACTGGTGCCAACTGCCAGGTCAACATCGACGATTGCGCCTCCACCCCCTGCCAGAACGCTGGAACCTGCCAGGATGGTGTGAACGGCTACACCTGCTCCTGCACCCTGGGGTACACCGGCAAGAACTGCAGCGTGCGCTCAGATGCCTGTGGAGTCCTCCCATGCCAGAACGGGGGCACCTGCTTCACCCACTTCACCGGGCCGGTGTGCCAGTGCCCCAAAGGCTTCATGGGTCCCAGCTGCGAGTTCACCCTGCAGCCCAGCTTCAAGCCCGCCCTGCGTCAGACCTCGCGGCCCTCCTCCGCCACCCTCACCGTCTCCTGCATCCTGGCCGTCCTGGTGCTGGTCCTGCTGGCAGGTATCATCTTcctgaggaggagaaggaggaggctgCAGGGGAGGAAGCAGCTCAGCGACGTTGCAGTCTACAATGACTTAGAGAATGTCAACAATGTTGGAGGAAGCGAAAGAGACTCCTTCCTCGGTCCCAACGGCTTGTTCAAGATCAGCAACGGCACGGCTCGCCTCAGCCTCTCCCTCTGCCCAGACGGAAGATCCGGGTACAGACCCCCTCCTGCTGAGAGCAGAGCGGCCAGAGACGAGCGGCAGGACTTTATGTGGAGGGACGAGGCCAGCCTGGGCTCTGCAGCAGGGCTGAGATGAAACACTGAAGGAACATAGACGTTCATACAGGGGTAAAGAAAGATTAGCACTTGTTGCTCCTCTCTTGTCATGCACAGTGAAGAAAGGAGCGAATCCATGAGTTGAAAACCACTCGTGCAGAAGATGTACCATTAAAAATGTaagcatacaaaaaaaaaaaagacaaatgaaATATTTTGTTGAAGACGATTTTCAAAGATTTTGACTAGGTGTATGGGGCAAAGCTCTTCCACGTTTAAGATCCAAAGAAACAAATAATACGATCAACCCTTCATAGGACCTACAACACAAACCAAATACAGGAAGTCACAAAACTCTTTGGAAAAATATGTATAAGTGagttattgtttttttaatatgttCACTTTGTTTGGCTGTTTCTCATTTTTTAAACACTGATTTTTGTGTTTGCTTTTCAATCTTCCTTTGGACTTTATTTCCTCATTGTGCGTACCATCATAATtataatttatattatttatttacaaaaatGTTGTTATTAATGTCTTCTCTTCGATTGTCAAAGATGTAGAGATATATTTATATGATGCTGAATGAAGAGCGACACGTGATGTAGCTGGATGTTTTACGGCTGTGTGAAATATCCCAAAGATATTCAGAGCAGGGATATGAAGACAATGTGCTTCTACACAAAGGCAGCCGTTACtgtaatttatatatatatagtttataTACTACTGATTAAATTCATGTGCCATTTTATGTTCATGCCaaagtttgtgttatgtttTCATTcatattatttaatttcatcatgttgttgttgtgatgTCAAATAAACAATTTGCTTTAATGCTATTCTGGTTTTGTCTCTCAATACTTAAGGGAAATAAAATGAGATTTTCGATAACATTGCGTATAATCAGGTGTCAGCAAGAagacttaaaggggccctattatgctttttggggtttctcTGTCCTGTGGTTTGTTAtggaggtgtgtgtgcatgtcaatACGTTCCTTCCGGAGGGAGTTCCTCTCACACACCCCCAGTGACATCACTATACACTTGCGCTTCTTTTGGCTAGCACCTTAACACATCGTACGTGATAAGCGGtataagtggttgaccaatcacagcagagtcagccagctaaccaatcagagcagactgggctctggtttcagacagagggtgaaaagaggtgctgcagagacaaataaagagctttttgaacattgaagcatggagacatgtcccagtagagacactaaatacaaatatgaacattTGCACAAGAGGGCCGTTTAATATATTATCCACTGAAAACGTACACCCTCAAAAACCacttagaatataaaatatatcatGCCAGTGGCCATAAGGACAGGGAACACTCAGGAGAACCGAGCAGTGTTGTAGGAACTTTTCATAAAGGAATTCAAAAACGGTAATCAATCATCTTATTGATTGGTATTGACGCTACACCAATGTACAAATACAAAGGTATGTTGTAGCTATCCATGTCGCAGAGGTCGGATGCTGTGAGTTGTGAGTCCGCCATAATGATTCCACTTTGCAGTGCTGGAGTAAATACACTATGTTACCTTGTAGTTTCATTCGAAATACCATTTAAGTCATGCACTGGTTCAGATGGTTATTTGTATACCCCGTGCGTAAACATCCCAGGAGAACAgaatgtccccccccccccccacactcctCCAGaggaagggaagcagtcacaccaGCGCACAGCAGACATGGCAGCCGAGCGCACCGGAGCTGCTCTCGAGGAAACGGACGAGGTTCATTCATCAGATTTTGAGTTTCAGGAACACGGTGGTAACATCCCGAAGAGACATGCCCGGGTTACCGTGAAGTACAACCGGAAGGAGCTGCAGAGGCGGCTGGACGTGGAGAAGTGGATCGACGAGAGCCTGGAGTGGCTGTACGCGGGGCAGGTGGGTGGAGGAGCGACCTTAAATACTAAAACAAGTCTGTATTgtacaaaaagcagtggtgggaCAAATGTTCAgatactttacttaagtaaaagtacaaatacatCAGCGTCAAGATACTCCAGTAgcctacaagtaaaagtcctgcatttaaaatatCACATAAGTAAAAGCAGGCTATAGGAGTAATATCAGCAACATGTAATTAAActattaaaagtaaaagtacttattcTGCAGAAAATGTGCCTCCATATGTGATATTTTATTATGCATGGCATTATTAGAATGTTAATAGTGTTGCATTAATAAGCCATTTACTTTTGTGGACAAACAACATAAATACACAGATACATaaattattgttgtttttttaacttTCTTGTCATGCAATTGGTTATTTGTCCTTTTTACCTTAAACTGATATTCCACTGGTTTGTAATGCAACatctgaaaagtaactaaagctgtcaGACAGTACATCtgttggagtaaaagtacaatatttataTGAGATGTAGTAAAGTATGAAGTAGCATTAAATGGAAATACTTAAGTGAAGTACAAGTTActcaaattgtacttaagtacagttcttaaGCAaattaactgagttactttccaCTGCTAACAATAAGACAGTATCCTAATCAAACAACATGTCATTAAAGATGATGTGTGAAGGTGTGACTCCAGTATGGGAAATGAGGCAGGACGCTTTCAATATAAAGTTATTATATTTCAATAATTTGGTATATTGAGATCACACAGTCCTGAGCTGCAGGCCTCCTGTGGGGGGTGATCATTACAGGAGAGGTGGCCCACCCTGGTTCTCCTTACAAGGCCAAGCATCCTGTGCTCCACAGAGATCTGTATGTGTCTCTGGGCTCGCCTTACATGGTCACTGTGGAACTGAGAGGACTTAATTTATGTGAAAAAGGATTCGGAGCAGAGAAGGAGCTGTTGTTCAAATCCCAGGAGGACACCTCACAGCTGGACTCTGAGGCGACGGACAGGGGTTAAGGGTCTCTCAAGAGGACATTTTTGGACAGGAAGTCCGTGTTTGTGCTGTTTAGCCAAGTATGTTAAATTATAGAACATATCCGCAGATCATCTCAATGATAAGGCAGTTCTTTGAAGCAAAAGGAGCAAACAGGGCTCAATGGATTCAAGGATTCAAGGTCTTATGCAGAAAGCTATTTCGTTAGCAAGGACACTCTTAAGTTCCAAGCTCCTCCAGCAATGCAACTTACTATATACTTAACATAAAGAGAACAATACACACAATAGTACAATAGACATTACATTGCAGGAATAAGACGACATGAGTTAATTTGACATATTATAGAGTAGAATAAACATTtcaataatatataaatatgtgtttttttggAATGAATAGATGTACAGAGTATCAGTGTAATTTAAACACAGAGAATGAAGGCTTCAATAAAAGCTTTAACCCAAAATCAATGGCATATCCACAAGAACCTCACATCAAAACATAGATTTGATGCGGTATTTCAGAAAATTGTCACTTTAGAAACTCTTATTTTCATTGTAATGGTTCGTATCTGTTTTGTATTCTCTAAATACTCTAGACAGGATTTATTTAGTTGAACACAAACAGAGGTGTGTTTTTGAGCTGGACCTGGATGTGGACGATGTGAGCTGCATGTGATCTGTGGGGCTGGAGAGCAGAAGTCCTGTCTGTGTCAATGGGATTACACAGTTCAGATTCCACGGTCCCTTTCGCCCAGCTAAACTGGAACAACAACTGTTTGTTTAAACAGAACAAGCCACTCTCTCATTGCTACGTGAACATTGTCACCATTCAGCCCTCAGAGCCTAAACATGCAAGTGATGGATATGCAATGTGTGCAGGCGGCCTCTGAAGTCTTCAGTTGCTCGACACATGGTTCCAGGATGCTACATATTTCCTTCTGCTATTATACCTGAGGGTTCCCTGGAATGAACTGCTTGTGTAAATGGATCATGGCTCCTGCGTATATTTACAGTTGCACCAATATTTGTAGCCGTGGTATTTCTATGGCTGCAGGTCAGTCAGTTTGTTCTTCGGCCGCTATGAGGTTCATTCTGCAGTGCAGAGGGAAATAGCTTGTCAACGAATGAATGGATTGCCCTGACATTTGCTACAGTTATTCAATGTCTGTACGGATGATAAATGAACGTTCCCTTTGACCCATTGACTTTCCCTCTTGCAACACCAGATGCTCAGAGTTAATCTTAAacacatatttcaacatttaggCTATTGATGGATTGAAAAGGATTGTTTTTTTAGATATCAGTGGTCCTCAGAAAGTCAATTGTTCTCTGACTTTTCCTCTTGCGCCACCATCAGCGTAACCCTGGCATACTGTTGCCCTCAGGCAACAAACCACTTCTTTCGACCTCACACTGGCCctctaaatattttatttttttaatatatacaaTGTCACCTGACATGCTGGTTTCCAATACAATGAGGGAATGATATGGGTGTGGCATTTTGTCTGGGGGTGGAGCAGTCCTTTCTGCAAGCAAAGCTGCAGGGACTCAGGGCCACCACTTGGTAAGATCATTTCACTTTTTAACATATTAGAAATGTACAcaacttaaaataaaacatatatgcATGTGCATGAATACATAAAGAAGTATATTTGATTGTTTAAAGACTATTTATAAATTTGCTAAAACTATGTTTTTTTGTTCGTTGCCTCAGAGCAACACTGTGCCACTTAGACCACTTTTTTCCAGGCAATATCATGCAAGTGTGCTCAGCTGTAAAATGATAAACCTAATCAATGTTTTTACATCTACTGATATTTACAGGAAATTGACCCCAACACATGTTATGGGCAGAAGGGACACGATCAGGCTGTTAGGGCTATTCCGTctgacagtgaggacagtgaagGTCAAGAAAGGGTTAGGCACACAGACAttacatttttacaacatcctccgagggccgtacaaatgattgacctctgcttaaaaaaacaaaaatcacagcccattcatttggcctttctttcatgctgtgcaaaccTTAaactcttaatccagatatcttaccatgactcgcgcatgcatgcacgtgcacgggtgtggcatgaccaccaaaatatggacacaagatgtgtgcaaatgtatttagtgcggtgtgaaacggggagctagtggagttctttgaggaccggggggatgtgatgccatgatttggtgtgggtgaggagtctggcggctgcgttctgtaaggcaagtttatttatatagcacttttcaacacaaggcaattcaaagtgctttacaaaaaatgaaagacattaagcattaaaaaagaaaagctaataaaataaacattaaaagaaaaaatacatggataaaagttacagtgcagtttaagatatgaatagttcaattaaaagcagcgacaaaaagaagagtcttcagcctggatttaaaagtagtcagagttgcagcggacctgcaggtttctgggagtttgttccagatatttggagcataat belongs to Pseudochaenichthys georgianus chromosome 14, fPseGeo1.2, whole genome shotgun sequence and includes:
- the dlb gene encoding delta-like protein B codes for the protein MAHLHLRYLLALALVHVVCSSGVFELKINSYHTAQRICRRHRDCHIFFRICLKHPEDVISAEPPCTFGTGHTNVIRADHTSISSSAPIRVPFHFKWPGTFSLIIEAWNAENPTEYTDNQNNLVSRLATRRRLAIGEDWSQDVHFGEQSELRYSYHVFCDEYYFGDGCAEYCRPRDDTLGHYTCDEEGSRICLEGWKGNYCSEPICSADCSEKHGYCEAPGGCTCRMGWQGPFCTECVRYPGCLHGTCGQPWQCTCQEGWGGLFCDQDLNYCTNHKPCANGATCTNTGQGSYTCTCRPGFGGTNCELETNECDSNPCKNGGSCNDLENDYSCSCPQGFYGKNCEIIAMTCADGPCFNGGTCVEAMSGGYTCRCPPSYTGSNCEKKLDRCSNRPCLNGGDCLDLGQSVLCRCKAGFTGANCQVNIDDCASTPCQNAGTCQDGVNGYTCSCTLGYTGKNCSVRSDACGVLPCQNGGTCFTHFTGPVCQCPKGFMGPSCEFTLQPSFKPALRQTSRPSSATLTVSCILAVLVLVLLAGIIFLRRRRRRLQGRKQLSDVAVYNDLENVNNVGGSERDSFLGPNGLFKISNGTARLSLSLCPDGRSGYRPPPAESRAARDERQDFMWRDEASLGSAAGLR